One stretch of Paramormyrops kingsleyae isolate MSU_618 chromosome 4, PKINGS_0.4, whole genome shotgun sequence DNA includes these proteins:
- the LOC111845901 gene encoding uncharacterized protein gives MTSCVDLHSQLVTVMDVLAKAAVTDICKLVDDGYAVLRLEISRRQKENQTLKKRLQILELMIERGYANPEDDQFPDAARSIDSQPDISPWRDGDPAAVDKFVEETGQLELQFIKEERLDGDLQDEDLQDEDLQEAVEKGVVMLVPTDGGKSPSASEDRAGLSGYQRMKQNVWDSNGADSVPKAEPANETMTQRAQFSASECSAVPLNGLPYEYVTYGGTSQAKTFYDQLNVEADREEDPKSLVRCSERRPFPVTKLSGSVFPPLQSSNVKLASVAMSSVSIDMETEVCPAWTKEPVSETAYVQQRQYKEHKGDAESELENVNGNQMNRRESVAEPRSFNVIDVRDAFNGNEGISLPKIPKTSRTISTKEKSFICTYCGKCFSCPNRLKTHRRIHTGEKPFSCNQCGKRFSDSSNVKRHQNTHTGKKPFICTLCGRGFSQSGCLITHQRVHTGEKPFSCMQCGKRFSDSSNLKRHQNTHVVKKACSCLH, from the exons ATGACTAGCTGCGTTGACCTTCATTCTCAGCTGGTGACCGTCATGGATGTCTTAGCCAAAGCGGCTGTGACAGACATATGTAAGCTTGTGGACGATGGCTACGCGGTTTTACGCTTGGAAATCTCTCGACGCCAGAAGGAGAACCAAACTCTAAAGAAGAGGCTGCAAATCCTGGAGCTGATGATCGAGCGAGGCTATGCAAATCCAG aggATGATCAATTTCCAGATGCTGCAAGATCCATTGACAGTCAGCCTGACATCAGTCCCTGGAGAGACGGAGACCCAGCAGCTGTGGATAAG TTTGTAGAGGAGACGGGACAGTTGGAACTGCAGTTCATTAAAGAGGAGAGACTGGATGGTGACCTCCAGGATGAAGACCTCCAGGATGAAGACCTCCAGGAAGCAGTGGAAAAGG GAGTTGTGATGCTGGTTCCCACTGATGGTGGGAAGTCTCCCAGTGCTTCGGAAGACAGAGCTGGCCTCTCTGGGTACCAGAGGATGAAGCAGAATGTTTGGGACAGCAATGGAGCCGACTCTGTCCCCAAGGCAGAACCAGCAAATGAGACCATGACCCAGAGAGCCCAATTCTCAGCATCAGAATGCAGTGCAGTGCCACTGAACGGCCTCCCTTACGAGTATGTAACGTACGGGGGAACTAGCCAAGCGAAGACATTCTATGATCAGTTGAACGTTGAAGCAGACAGGGAGGAGGACCCAAAGAGCCTTGTAAGGTGCTCAGAGCGGCGGCCTTTTCCTGTCACAAAGCTTTCTGGTAGCGTTTTTCCACCGTTACAGTCAAGTAACGTGAAACTTGCCAGTGTAGCAATGAGCTCAGTGTCAATTGACATGGAAACTGAGGTATGTCCAGCGTGGACTAAGGAGCCCGTTTCGGAAACTGCATATGTGCAACAGAGACAGTATAAGGAGCACAAAGGCGACGCGGAATCAGAGTTGGAAAATGTCAACGGCAACCAGATGAACCGGAGAGAGTCCGTGGCAGAGCCGCGATCCTTCAACGTCATCGACGTAAGGGATGCATTCAATGGTAACGAAGGCATCAGTCTTCCGAAAATCCCTAAAACCAGTCGCACGATTAGCACGAAAGAGAAAAGCTTCATCTGTACGTACTGTGGTAAATGCTTCAGTTGCCCCAATCGTCTGAAAACGCATCGGAGAATCCACACTGGAGAGAAACCGTTCAGTTGTAACCAGTGCGGAAAGCGCTTTTCAGACTCGAGCAACGTCAAGAGGCATCAGAATACCCACACCGGCAAGAAGCCCTTCATCTGCACGCTGTGTGGGCGTGGCTTCAGCCAGTCAGGCTGCCTTATCACGCACCAGAGAGTCCACACGGGCGAGAAACCCTTCAGCTGCATGCAATGCGGCAAGCGCTTTTCCGACTCCAGCAACCTTAAGAGACACCAGAACACTCACGTTGTGAAGAAAGCGTGCAGCTGCCTGCATTAG